One Acinetobacter pullicarnis genomic region harbors:
- the infB gene encoding translation initiation factor IF-2, producing the protein MTDKSVQELAVKVGLPVEKLLDQVREAGLPQKNADDSISNEQQDRLMAHLTRGQSQPGGNAGKITLKRKTTSTAKVASTSGKAKTINVEVRKKHTFTKPDPEQIKAEARAKADADAKFFADQKSQVASAAPAENKASATLDAMRAAQKKETAHKVSQKAEVVVKRRSTNKPIVKAVVKPTETAEQKKAREVQAAQLKATEEAVRRKSAEEAQQRTLEQMRQMATKYSSDDATATIRVVDDSPLAAGLVGQAYEDSFAKEDREIKRGTNSTNPRSAKKGGRRGQEEQNFSHNQHKRGLKTSQSNKHGFEKPVKKQVYDVEIGETIVVADLAQKMAVKVREVIKSLMKMGELVTQNQAIDQEIASLVVEEMGHNPILVSDTQAEDNLLEAAEEARGVQTTRPPVVTIMGHVDHGKTSLLDRIRRSKVASGEAGGITQHIGAYHVKTEKGIITFLDTPGHAAFTAMRSRGAKATDIVVLVVAADDGVMPQTAEAIDHARAAGTPIIVAINKMDKESADPDRVLNELTAKQIVPEQWGGDVPVAMVSAHSGAGIDDLLDLISIQAEMLELKASAEGAAQGVVIESRIDKNRGAVTSMLIQNGTLRVGDLVLAGSAHGRVRAMIDENGNRIQSAGPSIPVEVLGLPEAPMAGDEVLVVTDEKKAREVADARSDRERQKRLERQSAMRLENIMASMGKKDVPAVNIVLKTDVRGTLEALTVALNDLSTDEVKVVIIGSGVGAITESDVTLAESSDGVLLGFNVRADTTARQKSDQDGIDIRYYSIIYELIDDVKNAMSGKLAPEHRETILGVAQVRNVFRSSKFGAAAGCMVMEGVIYRNKPIRVLRDDVVVFQGELESLRRYKEVVDDVRAGIECGLAVKGYNDIKELDKIEVYSVQMVKRSL; encoded by the coding sequence AAGTCAGCCAGGCGGCAATGCAGGAAAAATCACGTTGAAACGTAAAACCACCAGTACCGCTAAAGTTGCGAGTACCTCAGGGAAAGCGAAAACTATTAATGTAGAAGTACGCAAAAAGCATACTTTTACTAAGCCGGATCCTGAACAGATTAAAGCTGAAGCACGCGCCAAGGCAGATGCAGATGCAAAATTCTTTGCTGATCAAAAGTCACAAGTTGCTTCTGCAGCACCTGCTGAAAATAAAGCAAGTGCAACTTTAGATGCCATGCGTGCTGCACAGAAAAAAGAAACTGCACACAAAGTATCTCAAAAAGCAGAAGTTGTAGTGAAACGTCGTTCAACCAACAAGCCGATTGTGAAGGCTGTGGTTAAACCGACTGAAACTGCAGAACAGAAAAAAGCACGCGAAGTACAAGCTGCACAGTTAAAAGCAACTGAAGAAGCAGTTCGTCGTAAGTCGGCTGAAGAAGCGCAACAGCGCACGCTTGAGCAAATGCGTCAAATGGCAACCAAATACTCAAGTGATGATGCAACTGCAACCATTCGTGTTGTAGATGATTCACCACTTGCAGCTGGCTTGGTTGGTCAGGCTTATGAAGATTCATTTGCGAAAGAAGACCGTGAAATCAAACGCGGTACCAACTCAACTAATCCACGCTCTGCTAAAAAAGGCGGACGTCGTGGTCAAGAAGAGCAAAACTTTAGCCATAATCAACATAAACGTGGTCTAAAAACCAGCCAATCAAATAAGCATGGCTTTGAAAAACCAGTTAAAAAGCAAGTCTACGATGTAGAAATTGGCGAAACCATTGTGGTTGCCGATCTTGCTCAGAAAATGGCAGTTAAAGTGCGTGAAGTGATTAAATCACTCATGAAAATGGGTGAGTTAGTGACGCAAAACCAAGCGATTGATCAAGAAATTGCATCTCTCGTGGTTGAAGAAATGGGCCATAACCCAATTTTGGTTTCAGATACTCAAGCAGAAGACAACCTACTTGAAGCAGCTGAAGAAGCACGTGGCGTACAAACAACGCGTCCACCTGTTGTTACCATTATGGGTCACGTTGACCATGGTAAAACATCATTGCTTGACCGTATTCGTCGCTCTAAAGTTGCTTCTGGTGAAGCAGGCGGGATTACACAGCATATCGGTGCTTACCACGTTAAAACTGAAAAAGGCATTATCACGTTCCTCGATACTCCTGGACATGCGGCATTTACGGCCATGCGTTCACGTGGTGCGAAAGCAACGGATATCGTGGTGCTTGTTGTTGCAGCGGATGATGGTGTAATGCCACAAACTGCTGAAGCGATTGACCATGCACGTGCTGCTGGTACTCCAATCATTGTTGCCATTAACAAAATGGACAAAGAATCTGCAGATCCAGATCGCGTCTTAAATGAGTTAACTGCAAAACAAATCGTGCCTGAACAATGGGGCGGTGACGTTCCAGTGGCAATGGTGTCGGCACATAGTGGTGCGGGTATCGACGATTTACTCGATTTGATCTCAATCCAAGCTGAAATGCTCGAACTGAAAGCTTCTGCTGAAGGTGCTGCACAAGGTGTTGTAATTGAGTCGCGTATTGATAAAAATCGCGGTGCTGTAACTTCGATGTTGATTCAAAACGGTACTTTACGTGTAGGCGACTTGGTACTTGCAGGTTCTGCACATGGTCGTGTACGTGCCATGATCGATGAAAATGGTAACCGTATTCAATCTGCTGGCCCATCTATTCCTGTTGAAGTTTTAGGTTTACCTGAAGCGCCAATGGCGGGTGATGAAGTTCTTGTTGTAACCGACGAGAAAAAAGCCCGTGAAGTTGCCGATGCACGTTCAGATCGTGAGCGTCAAAAACGTCTTGAACGTCAAAGCGCAATGCGTCTTGAGAACATCATGGCGTCGATGGGCAAAAAAGATGTACCAGCCGTCAATATCGTATTGAAAACCGATGTTCGTGGTACCTTGGAAGCACTTACAGTTGCCTTGAACGATCTTTCTACAGATGAAGTGAAAGTTGTGATCATCGGTTCAGGTGTTGGTGCAATCACCGAGTCTGACGTGACCCTTGCTGAATCTTCTGATGGCGTATTGCTTGGCTTCAACGTACGTGCCGATACAACTGCACGTCAGAAGTCTGACCAAGACGGTATCGATATTCGTTACTACAGCATCATCTATGAATTGATTGATGACGTGAAAAACGCAATGAGCGGTAAGTTGGCACCAGAGCATCGTGAAACGATTCTGGGTGTTGCACAAGTTCGTAACGTATTCCGTTCAAGTAAGTTCGGTGCTGCAGCGGGTTGTATGGTTATGGAAGGTGTTATCTACCGTAACAAACCAATTCGCGTTCTACGTGATGATGTGGTGGTGTTCCAAGGTGAACTCGAATCACTCCGTCGTTATAAAGAAGTGGTTGACGATGTCCGCGCTGGTATTGAGTGTGGTTTAGCGGTGAAAGGTTATAACGACATTAAAGAACTCGATAAAATCGAAGTCTATAGTGTTCAAATGGTTAAACGGAGTCTTTAA
- a CDS encoding ribosome-binding factor A: protein MAGSQRLKRMGDTVQRELSELIRQELKDPRLGGLVTISAVKVSPDLGYADIYVTVMGRELENDQNEQAHKDTLDILNKASGFLRQELSRRLKTRITPRLRFHYDKTNAYGNYMFGLIAEAVKDLPEREDEDQA from the coding sequence ATGGCTGGAAGTCAGCGTCTTAAGCGAATGGGTGATACTGTACAACGTGAGTTGTCAGAACTTATTCGCCAAGAGCTCAAAGATCCGCGCTTAGGTGGTCTTGTGACCATCTCTGCGGTCAAGGTCAGTCCAGATCTAGGTTATGCTGATATCTACGTAACCGTGATGGGCCGTGAACTTGAAAATGATCAAAATGAGCAAGCACACAAAGATACTTTAGACATTCTAAATAAAGCTTCTGGTTTTTTGCGTCAAGAATTAAGTCGTCGTTTAAAGACACGTATAACGCCACGTTTACGTTTTCATTACGACAAAACCAATGCATATGGTAACTATATGTTTGGTCTCATTGCGGAAGCAGTGAAAGACTTACC